From bacterium:
TCTAGGCTTGAACAAAATCAAGTTTATCAAGTGATGTCGAAATTACCCGAAATCCATGCGATACTAATTTGTGAAACTGAAGAGACTGAAAGAGGCACGATGATAAATATTTTTTTAGGGAAATTTAGGCTAGTTGAAATACCTGATTCTTTGGCAAAAGATTTAGAAAAAGGGCGGAAGTTTATGAAGGTAGCAAATACAATCGCCAAATTACCCCCTAACTAATTTCGTAAATCAATTTTTATGTTTGTCCCCAAGCTTAGCTTGGGGACTTTTTATTGCCCGATGATATTGCTAAAATAATTAAAATGAACCCCGTTAGAAGTCTTAAGTAGAAAAATTTTGATAAAATTTTTCTACGAGAAGACGAGAACGAGGGATATTCTAAAAACATTATGTCCCAACAAACAACGTCAAACGCAGATAAAGCGACTTCTACCGGGGTGAAAAAATTTGAGATTTTAGAACATAGAGCGGATATAAAAATAAAAGTTTTCGGAAAAACACTTGTAGAGCTTTATGAAAATGCGGTTTGGGCGATGGCTTCTATATTGTTTAAAAACGCAAACCCCAAAAAACAAGAATTAAGGCTTGCCAAAACGATCATCATCAAATCAATAGACCGGGAAGTTTTACTGATTGATTTTCTCAACGATATTTTGGGGGAAAGCCAGATTAATCAGGCGATTTATCCCATAGTCCGATTGATTGATTTTCAGCCAGACGGCGTTCAGGGAATGGTTTATTTGAAAGCCAAAATAAGCGGCTATGAAATTGAACGATTTGACGAGGATATTAAAGCAGTGACTTATCATGATTTAAATATTTCTCAAGACAAAAATGGTATTTGGGAGGCGACTATTTTGTTTGATGTATAATGGATAAAATGGATAAAAAAGATTTACAAAAAATATCCGATTGGCTTTGGGAAATTCCGAAAGATTTCCGGAAAGACATGCGGGTTCCGGCCAGAATTTATGCGTCGGAAAAGATATTAAACGAAATAGAGCCGGACGCTTTTAGCCAGGTTATCAATACGGCTTCTCTGCCGGGCATCGTGAATTATTCTCTGGCTATGCCGGATATTCATACCGGTTATGGTTTTGTTATTGGCGGAGTGGCGGCAATGGATTTTAAAGATGGCGTCATTTCTCCAGGCGGTGTCGGGTATGACATCAATTGCGGGATGAGGGTTTTAAGGTCGGAATATTCTGAAAAAGAAATCAGGCCGCATTTGGAAAAATTAGCTACCGAAATTCAAAATGAAGTTCCTTCGGGCTTGGGCCAGGGCCGCCAGATTAAATCAAGCGTTGGGGAAATTGAAAAAATTTTGGAAGACGGAGCCCAGAGAATAGTGGAGCAGGGTTGTGGCGAAAAAGAGGATTTGGAAAATTGCGAGTCCAACGGCCGTTTAACTAACGCCGACGTTTCTTTGGTTTCCGAACGGGCGAAAAATCGCGGCCGAAATCAAGTCGGAACTTTAGGCTCGGGTAATCATTTTTTGGAAATTCAAAAAGTGGAAGAAATTTTTGACGAAACAGCGGCTAAGGCGTTTGGCTTGTTCAAAGACCAGGTTTTGGTGATGATTCATACCGGCTCACGCGGACTCGGCCACCAGATTGCCACTGATTATATCCGGGTGATGGTCAACGCTATGTCTAAATACGGAATAAAATTGCCTGACCGGGAATTGGCGGCTTGTCCGATTGATTCTTCCGAAGGTAAAAATTATTTTACAGCCATGAATTGCGGAGCGAATTACGCTTGGGCTAACAGGCAGGCCATTACTCATTTTATCCGCAAGGCTTGGAAGAGCGTTTTAGGGGACTCGGGCTCGAAGTTAAAAGTCGTCTATGATGTGGCGCATAATATCGCAAAGATTGAAAATCATTTGGTTTATGGCGAAGAAAAAAAATTAATCGTTCATCGTAAAGGAGCGACCAGGGCTTTTCCGCCGGGCCATCCGGAAATTCCGGAAAAATACCGGGAAGTCGGACAGCCGGTTTTAATTCCAGGGTCAATGGGCACGGCTTCTTATATTTTAGCGGGAACAAAAGAGGGAGCTGAAGCGTGGTTTAGCGCTTGCCATGGCGCCGGCCGGACAATGTCGCGGCATGCCGCGGCGCGCGCGGTTTCGCCTCAGGAGTTGATTAAAAGTTTAGAAAGCAAGGGAATAGTCATCCGTTGCGCTTCTCCAAGCGGCTTAGCCGAAGAAGCGCCTCAGGCCTACAAAGACATTGAAGGCGTGGTGGAGGTGGTTCATCAGGCCGGTCTTTCAAAAAAAGTAGCCAGATTAAAACCTTTAGCGGTAATTAAGGGAGAATAAAAAAGGCTCTCAAAGTATTTGAGAGCCTAATGAGAAAGGGAGGGTTGAAACTGGGGTTGCCTGATTTTGTTGATATGCTTGCTTTTGAATATTGCGGTTGCTTGTCTACAGGCAGCGATGAATTGATTTTTAGGAATCCAGATGTCATTTACGGAATTGAGCCGGCCGTTGAAACAATCTGTTCCGATATGAACCGCTTTGTGGCCGTCAAACCTAAAATTCAGTTCTTTATCCCCGATGGTTTTTGTTATTCTTTCTAATTCTCCCTGCTGATCGTACATAAGATTTATGCTTTGATCAGGCATTTTTATCACCTCCTTTTATTTTAAAGATCAAACTTAAGATTAAAGTTATAATAGCATAGTTTCTATATTTTGTAAAGACCATCCGCGGGACTTAAAATTTTCACTGAATATTGTTATACTTAAACTATCAGCGTAAATCAGCGCAGTAATCAGCATAAATCAGTATTTATTGAAAATGGCTAATAAAAAATCTTCTGGTCTTCAATATGTAATTTGTGTTTCCGGCTCTGCGGAAACCGGGCACTGTGAATTGGACGCGATAGAGAAAGCCGAGGAAATGGGCCGGGAAATCGCCAAGCAGGGTTTTATTCTGGTTACCGGCGCCACCACCGGTATGCCATATTGGGCTGCCAAAGGCGCCAAAAAAGCTGGCGGAACGGTTATTGGTTTTTCGCCAGCCGCTTCCAAAGCCGCTCATCAGAGGACTTATCATTTGCCGATTGATTATCATGATGTGATTTTATATACCGGCTTTGGTTATTCCGGCAGAAATCTTTTACTGACGCGGGCGTCGGACGCCGTTATCACTATCTGCGGACGGATGGGGACGCTTAATGAATTTACTATCGCTTTTGAAGATCAAAAGCCGATTGGGGTTCTCGAAGGCACCGGCGGTACGGCTGATATAATTCAGGATTTAATCGTCAAGAGTTATCGCGGCCCCGGGAAAATCGCTTATGCCAAAGAGCCGGTCGAGCTTCTAAAAAAAGTCGTTGAATTAATAAAAGAAGAAGAAATATAATATAATATAATAAGATAAAGGTCGATAAAACTTTTTATAAAAATGCCAATAAAAAAAATAGCGGAAAAAACAGCAAAAAAAACTTCTTGCCCCAAACCTCGCGTTTGTAAGTCCTGCAAGGAGAAGCCAATCGGCGAAATAACCCATTATTTCGGGGGAATCAACGTGGCGATTATAAAATTCAAAAAAACCGTTGAGGTCGGCGAAAAAATAAAGATTAAGGGAGCGAATACCGATTTTGAGCAGGCGATTGAATCGATGCAGTATGAACACAAAGACATTAAAAGCGCCAAGAAAAACCAGGAAGTAGGAATAAAAGTTTCGGAAAAAGTGCGGGAAGGCGATATGGTTTACCCCGTAGAATAATATTTATCAATGAACACAATTTTTAATTCCCAAAATTTAGAAATTTTTGGCCAGCTTTTTTTAGCCGTTATCTTGGGGACTTTAATCGGGACCGAAAGAGAAGTCAGAGGAAGATTGGCGGGCGTTAAAACCCACGCTTTGGTTTGCCTGGGGTCTTGTTTGTTTACGATTCTTTCAACTGTCGGCTTTATGTATTTTGCTGTCGGGCCAGGATTTGACCCTTCCCGGATAGCTTCGCAAGTTGTAATCGGCATAGGCTTTATAGGCGCCGGTTTGATTGTATTTCAACAATCAAAAATTAAGGGCTTGACTACAGCGGCTGGTATCTGGACCACGGCGGCTATCGGAATGACCGTCGGTCTTAAATTTTATTTCGTCGCTTTTTTTGCCACCTTTTTAGTTTTATTAATTTATGCCCTGCTTTATTATTTTGAAATTTTTCTAGACCGTTTTCGGGACAAAAACACGCCTAAATCTTAATTTCAATCCAATAATGGAAAAATGGCGGTACAATAAAGAACTTCCGGCCCGAAGAACCGGAAAAAAAGAATTTTCTCTTGGTGAAAAGGGGGTTGATTTTTGCCCAACCTGCCATTCAATTTATTATAAAAAATTCTGGCATCACCCTTCGCCCTCTCAAGAAAAGGTGAAGGGGAAATCAATTTTATGTCCGGCTTGCCAGATGATTAAAGACAAGGAATTTGAGGGACAATTAGTTATAAGCAATTTTCCCGTGGATTCCAAAGAGGATTTAATTAAATTAATCAAAAATTTTTGCCGGCGGGCTTTTGAGCGGGACCCGATGGATCGCTTGATTGATATCAAAAATGATTCCGGGAATTTAATAATCACTACCACCGAAAATCAGTTAGCCGTTAAATTAGCCAAGAAAATCAAAGAAGTTTTCAATAAATATAAAATTCAGATGAAAATATCTTATTCTCCCGAGCCAAGCGATACGGCATATATCAAAATAAACTTTGCTGAATAAGCTATCTAAATTATTTTTTTGGCTGTTTTTAATTTCTTTGCCTTTCGGCTACAGGGTTTTGTTTTTTAAATTTACACCCGGCTTTGACGAATATGAGGCGATTTTTTTGTACGCCAGCGATGTTTTGATGGTTTTGTTTTTGATTTTTACAATAAAAAATATTTTTTCATTAACGCGTTTCCGCTTGTTGAGTATTTTTTTATTCCTTGCCGGAATCTCAATCTTTTTCGCTTCTTATAAGTTTCTGGCTCTTTACAATTTTATAAGATTATTTTTATTGGTTTTGACCGCGTTGGCAATCGCGGAAAGTTTGAGAAAAAATTGGATTAAATTGGAAACTATTTTAGCGGTTTTAGCCGGTTCAGCCGTTTTTCAATCTTTTATCGCTTTTTTCCAGTTTTTAAATCAAAAAAGCTTGGGGTTGAAGTTTTTAGGGGAATCGGTTTTAGGCCAAGGAATCCCTGGAGTTGCCAAAATAGTCATTGGCGGCGGTAAAATTTTGCGGGCTTACGGCACATTTCCCCATCCCAATGTTTTGGCGGCTTTTTTGCTTTTGGGGTTATTCGGCGCTTATTATTGTTTTTTAAGGGTTTTTAATCGGAAGAAAAAATTTTGGCTTGGACTTTTAAGCATCGCGGCGATTTTTATTATAATTTTGGGTTTAATCCTGGCGTTTTCACGCACGGCCTGGTTTTTGGGAATTGTTTTAACCCTTGTTTTTATTTTTTGTCTTTTCCGTCAAAAAGATTTCCGTCGGCGGAATTTTTATTTTTCGGCAGTTTTATTTTTTATTTTTTTGATTTTGCTTTCGGGGCTTGGTCAGTTGATTTTTCCCAGAGCGCAAATTTCTTTAAACGAACCCGCGGTCAATCAGAGAATTTCTTATAATGAATTGGGCTGGTATCTGGTAAAAAATCATCCTTTAGGTGTCGGCTTGGGCAACCAGGTGATTTATTCGGTGAAAAAAGGAATTTATCAACTTTTTGGGATGAGCCAGGTTTGGCAGTGGCAGCCGGTACACAATATTTATTTGCTTATTGGTTCGGAAACCGGAGTTTTGGGATTGATTGTTTTTTTAGTATTCATCGCTAAACTTTTAATAAAAAATATTAAACCCTTTTTAAATAAAATTTCAGAAATGAATTATACTTCCTTAGTCGCTTTGATAATGTTTCTGTCTCTGTTGGGATTCGGTTTATTTGACCATTTTCTTTGGACGCTACAGCCCGGCCGCTTGATGTTGTGGCTGGTTTTGGGAATAATGTTAGGGACTAGCCCTCGTAGTTGAATGGATACAATATCTCCCTCCGAAGGAGGTGATGCAGGTTCGATTCCTGCCGAGGGCACTTGAAATAGTAAGCCCCTTGGAAAATTCCAAAGGGCTTTTAATTGTTCTACATTAGACATTTAAGGAGGGTACTTTTTTCCCGATTATCGCTTCTTCCGGTTTTTCTTTGAAACTTTTCACCACCAGATAGATAATTCTGGCTAAAATCCAGCTACAAACAAAAAAGCAGAAAATTAGAGTTAATACAGCGATAACATCCCAAAAACTATAGCTTTCCATTATTTACCTCCGTTGTGGTGTTTTTCTTTTTTATTTTTTCCAAACAAAATCCTTGGTATGGAAATAGGTTCTGTCGGTTGGCTTAAGCGGCGGTCTGGGTGAAGAGTTAGAGAAATAGGTTTTGGCGACGGCCATCCCAAGGGGCAGAGATTACACATAATATCAGATCCATGTTGGCAGCCCATTTTACGCCTCCTTTTTAATTTATTAAGGTTCCGCTAAAGTTAATTAACTTAATATAGTTTACCAAAAAAATACAAATTTGTCAAATTTTAAGCTTTTCTTCAATTACTATTGTAATTCCACGATCGTGAAATTACAATAGTAAACCCCGTAGAGAACACCTTGTTTTCTAGCGGGGTAAAATAAAAAGCCAGTCCGTTGATAATTAGCGGACTGGCTATATTTATTCTGTTTATTTAATTTCTAAAACATTCTGCGGCCAAAATATCCTGCATGTCGTAGAGTTTGGCTGGCTTACCGACAATCCATTTTATCGCCGCAATGACATCGCGTATACAAGAAGGACTGGCGGGAATGCCCTTGTTTGTCGTAATCGGTGAAACGATAACACAGGGAATTCGTCCATCAATTAGGTACTTTATCGCGTTTATTTCGGGGAGAATGCTATTTTTTGTGTTGGCATTTCCAATAATAATAGCTTTTCCATCGTAGGCGGCTGTTGCCAAATGTTCTAAACCAGTTTTTGAAAAATCGCCGAAATCAACCACTACATCGGTTTCATTGATGATTTCTCCCAAATTATCCATCACAACGTGGTCTCCGATATTTATGGTTTTGCCAATTCTGTGGTGGTTTTTTTCTTCAATAGCAAACATCAATTTCAGTTCTTTGTCTTGGCTAATCAGCTCAATCAGTCGTCTTCCTGTTTCTCCGCAGGCGCCGCAAACAGTAACTTTAATCATTCCCTTTACCTCCTTTTCAAATTTCTTTGATTAATTTAGTTATCTTAACCCTGGCTTCTTTTCCTAAAAACTTCCTTCTCCTTGTCGCTTCTTTCCAGGCCATTTTTAAGTTAGGATGTGTTGTCATTTCCGGCATAACGTCATTAAACCTCTTAGGGTCAATCCACCAACTGATAACTATAAATTCTTCCATCTTTTTCCTCCTTTTTTTGTTGCTGTTAAAGAGCTCACTTTGACAGGTATAATAGTTTGTTTTAAAATTATGTCAAGCTTTTTAAAACTGCAAATTAAAAATTAAATAAGGAGGCAAAAATGGACGATTGGACTTGTAAGATTTGCGGCCGGAAAATAGGATGGTTTTGCCGGATTTTTGGTTTCTGGATTCAGACCGATGAAAGAACTGATGACGGAAAGGTCCACCGCTGGTGTTATAACAACGAGCAAAAGAACAAAGGCGAGCCTTCAACCCCAATATTCGCATAAAAAATTAAGTTTTAACCGAGAGGTTCACCCCTCTCGGTTTTTATTTAAACAAAATTGGAGAAAATAATTGAAGAACTAAGCCGATTAGAAAGAATGCCGCTAAAGGATAAATCCAAATCGGGGTTTTGCGCTGAAATCTTTTTTCTATGTATTTTTTATAAATAAAAATAACAATAACGGCTTCAAGCCCCAAGGCGGCGGCGCCGGTGACGGAAATAACTCCGATAAAATTATTAATTCCCAAAAGATATAAAAGCAGTGGCAAGAAACATGCGACAGCCCAGGAGGTTTTTTCCGGCAATTTCAGGTCGTATTGTAAAATTTTTTTAAGCGTTAATCCCAGGCCGAGGAAAGAGGTGAAAACGGTTAGGATCCCAAAAATAAAACCCAATCTAACCGCTTGTTCGCCGATAATTTTAGCAAAACCAGAAAGAGCGTCAGGCGAGGTTTGCGAGCCGCTGACACCGAGAATGATGAAAATAAAAGAAAGATAACAAAGTCCGGCCAAGATAATGCCGGAAATTATCACTTGTCTCAGTTTTTTTCTGTCCCGCTCCGTCATTTCTTTTATCTCCGGCACCAAAGTCAGCCCCCAAAGGGAAAAAAGAACGGCGCCGTAAGGGAAGGCAAGAAACTGTGGATTAAAGGTTATAAGATTTTTAAAATTGAAAAAAGGCAAACCGTGAACCAAAAAAAGAAAAAGAATGAAAATAATAACCACTAACATTATTAAATCAATTTTGGCGATGCCTTTAATCCCTTTGTAAATCAAAATAGCGCCAAAAATAAAAAACAATATGGTGTATAAAAATGCGGAGCCGCCGAAATAAGAAGCCAGAAAATTTCCTCCTAAAATAAGATAAGCCAATAGAGCGCCGAGCAATCCCAGAGAAGAAACGATTAAA
This genomic window contains:
- a CDS encoding archease — translated: MSQQTTSNADKATSTGVKKFEILEHRADIKIKVFGKTLVELYENAVWAMASILFKNANPKKQELRLAKTIIIKSIDREVLLIDFLNDILGESQINQAIYPIVRLIDFQPDGVQGMVYLKAKISGYEIERFDEDIKAVTYHDLNISQDKNGIWEATILFDV
- a CDS encoding RtcB family protein, with amino-acid sequence MDKKDLQKISDWLWEIPKDFRKDMRVPARIYASEKILNEIEPDAFSQVINTASLPGIVNYSLAMPDIHTGYGFVIGGVAAMDFKDGVISPGGVGYDINCGMRVLRSEYSEKEIRPHLEKLATEIQNEVPSGLGQGRQIKSSVGEIEKILEDGAQRIVEQGCGEKEDLENCESNGRLTNADVSLVSERAKNRGRNQVGTLGSGNHFLEIQKVEEIFDETAAKAFGLFKDQVLVMIHTGSRGLGHQIATDYIRVMVNAMSKYGIKLPDRELAACPIDSSEGKNYFTAMNCGANYAWANRQAITHFIRKAWKSVLGDSGSKLKVVYDVAHNIAKIENHLVYGEEKKLIVHRKGATRAFPPGHPEIPEKYREVGQPVLIPGSMGTASYILAGTKEGAEAWFSACHGAGRTMSRHAAARAVSPQELIKSLESKGIVIRCASPSGLAEEAPQAYKDIEGVVEVVHQAGLSKKVARLKPLAVIKGE
- a CDS encoding LOG family protein — protein: MANKKSSGLQYVICVSGSAETGHCELDAIEKAEEMGREIAKQGFILVTGATTGMPYWAAKGAKKAGGTVIGFSPAASKAAHQRTYHLPIDYHDVILYTGFGYSGRNLLLTRASDAVITICGRMGTLNEFTIAFEDQKPIGVLEGTGGTADIIQDLIVKSYRGPGKIAYAKEPVELLKKVVELIKEEEI
- a CDS encoding translation elongation factor-like protein, which produces MPIKKIAEKTAKKTSCPKPRVCKSCKEKPIGEITHYFGGINVAIIKFKKTVEVGEKIKIKGANTDFEQAIESMQYEHKDIKSAKKNQEVGIKVSEKVREGDMVYPVE
- a CDS encoding MgtC/SapB family protein; protein product: MNTIFNSQNLEIFGQLFLAVILGTLIGTEREVRGRLAGVKTHALVCLGSCLFTILSTVGFMYFAVGPGFDPSRIASQVVIGIGFIGAGLIVFQQSKIKGLTTAAGIWTTAAIGMTVGLKFYFVAFFATFLVLLIYALLYYFEIFLDRFRDKNTPKS
- a CDS encoding O-antigen ligase family protein gives rise to the protein MLNKLSKLFFWLFLISLPFGYRVLFFKFTPGFDEYEAIFLYASDVLMVLFLIFTIKNIFSLTRFRLLSIFLFLAGISIFFASYKFLALYNFIRLFLLVLTALAIAESLRKNWIKLETILAVLAGSAVFQSFIAFFQFLNQKSLGLKFLGESVLGQGIPGVAKIVIGGGKILRAYGTFPHPNVLAAFLLLGLFGAYYCFLRVFNRKKKFWLGLLSIAAIFIIILGLILAFSRTAWFLGIVLTLVFIFCLFRQKDFRRRNFYFSAVLFFIFLILLSGLGQLIFPRAQISLNEPAVNQRISYNELGWYLVKNHPLGVGLGNQVIYSVKKGIYQLFGMSQVWQWQPVHNIYLLIGSETGVLGLIVFLVFIAKLLIKNIKPFLNKISEMNYTSLVALIMFLSLLGFGLFDHFLWTLQPGRLMLWLVLGIMLGTSPRS
- a CDS encoding aromatic amino acid transport family protein; translation: MTKFLEALAVFTSTIVGAGIFGLPYIAFKSGFGVVIFYFLVLVILAIIVHLLLAEVSRNTQKICRIPGYAEEYLGKNWRNFSLIVSSLGLLGALLAYLILGGNFLASYFGGSAFLYTILFFIFGAILIYKGIKGIAKIDLIMLVVIIFILFLFLVHGLPFFNFKNLITFNPQFLAFPYGAVLFSLWGLTLVPEIKEMTERDRKKLRQVIISGIILAGLCYLSFIFIILGVSGSQTSPDALSGFAKIIGEQAVRLGFIFGILTVFTSFLGLGLTLKKILQYDLKLPEKTSWAVACFLPLLLYLLGINNFIGVISVTGAAALGLEAVIVIFIYKKYIEKRFQRKTPIWIYPLAAFFLIGLVLQLFSPILFK